Part of the Branchiostoma floridae strain S238N-H82 chromosome 11, Bfl_VNyyK, whole genome shotgun sequence genome, AAAGCACCCAATAACAGTTAAAGTTGTGGTGTTTTTACGGAAAACGGTTTAGAAGTTATCCGAATTCGGCATGCCGCGAATATATGAGGCTGCGACGTGCCTTGCCTCGAACAGAGGTTTCCAAGCCGGCATTTCCTGAAACATAAGCCGTCTCGTACGCGCCTCTGTCGCCATGTACGCCGTCAAACTTCACGGATTCTTACACCCTGAAGTCTTGTCTACCATACAAATCGACTTATTGTTGATTATGTGCCGTTGTTAAACGTTTTTAGAAACGTTTTTCGGCGAGACTTACCTTTGCCAACCTTCGAGTGGCGGCCATGATGACAAGTTCCCAGAATGCAGTGCGACGGGTGGACCCTGTTACACTTCCGGATTATTGTTggtttttggcaacgcctatAGAGTGTGCCTTTACTTGTGTTGGAAATCCAGTTTGTGGGGAACAAatggtcgcgggttcgaatccccgTTAAATGGCGACAATCTGAGCTCATATATGATTCGAAGCGGAAGGGGTGTGGTCATTTGAATGTGACGTGAACCTGAAAGTACAATAGTCCATTGCACACAAATAACAAATTTATCAAATGTTGTCTATGTGTGAAGCCCCAAGGAAGTCCTGTCTGTCTTTACAATCAAAGGAATCTTAATTGGATACTCCCCATGGGTTCCGATCAATCGTCTTGTCAAGTATGACAATGGACGTTTATCAAATGTTGTCCATGTTCAAGTTTTGTTTCGAGACTTCAGACGGAGCGAAACTActagtggtacatgtattggtTATCCAAAGACTAAAAACGTTTTCTGTCAGTGCATTGGAAATCTCATTAAGGTAGAATGTGCAAAACTCCATGTGTACCTCCATTGGGTACTCGTTTGGGTACATTAGCTTTGAAACCCCCGCAAATTTGTAACATGAACATTTGTAGAAAATGCTGAGGTCTTACCAGGTGTGTCCAGAACTTTGCTTAAATTTTATTAAAAGACTAACACCTGTTACTCCCAATCCATCGGAAATGGGTCACGAAAGGTGAAAATAGTCATTGATATTAATTATAGCTGCTGTCACACGGTAACGCCCATGCCCTTTGGCAATACATTTTACAAGACAATACATGACTATTGTACCAAACATGTTTTTCTCTGCCCGGTGCactgaaaaacatttttggtggTCATCTTTTTCCTTACCATAATTGTAACGATTGAGGTAAAATCAATCCAAACTGAATTGAGTTAATTGTGTGTCCAACGCGGTGTTAATTGGCGATCTCAAAGAAATGATAACGAAAATTCTTGATAACTGTAGggaaggccacagcaagtaaattttatggatgacatcctatgcagactgcaaaaataatgagatatggtgaacaaaaacaagatgggtaaaaaaaaatggctaaattttccaaatggacatcataaacgttgtaaaaagaattgaaGTGAGAAAACATCGTGGCGCTGACAACAAATCACCCATTCCTGTAAATTGAACAAGAAGTGAACTAAGTGTAGTAAAAGCGACACTAATGTGGTAGACTGGTGTCACTTACCAGTATGTTGGCAACTACGCTCATGACTTCCAAAGTGTTGCCACTTTTGCAACAATCCATAGGCAACTAGTTTcatttctgcaactacagtcttGGCTACCCCACTAGTGTCACTTCACtagaatacaacacagcatAAATaaagtgctatgtcccaagtgccggaaagttccatacgtagccccccttttctgttgagggtgggattatatattctctcatatatggcctctctaactccccgttcaaaccagcgggcttcacggtctaggatgtcggtagattggaggttgaaggaatgtccttggttgtgttctaggtggttgaaaatagcagaagagtAGCCGTTAGCCttcggtttgcaatgttcttggtaTCTTGCTTTTAGTGGACGgctagtctcaccaatgtatgtgttgttacagttgggttcctcgcatttgagtctgtagattacattggccttagtacctttctgtggtttgtcttttggatgtaccagtttgtgtcggagggttgagtgaggtttgaagttagtggcgatgttgaagttttggaagatccgtCTGAGTTTTTCCGAAACTCCTTGGACATAGGGCATGGTAATCActgccagtttgtgttccaaaggGTGGTGAGAGTCAAAGGCCAGATATTGGTCAGTGTGCGTCGGTTTCCTGTACACTTCGAACTGAAGGCTGCCGTCCTTCTCTATGATAGTTTTGGTATCTAGGAAGGGGAGCATGTTGTCATGACTTGACTCCTGTGTGAACTTGATGTTCTTATCTACTtggttgatgtggtcaaagaaCTCATCAGCTACTCTCTGTTTTAGCTTGCAATAAGTGTCATCTACGTAgcggaaccagttgagtggggGAGTGTCCTTGAAAGTACTGATAGCCTTCACTTCAAACTTTTCCATGTAGAGGTTTACAACAATGGGCGACACTGGTGATCCCATAGCACAGTCGTGCAGTTGTTGGTAGAACTGTCCTTTGAAAGAGAAATACGTACACCCTAGGCAAAGGTCTAACAGTTTGCACAGTTGGTCTGGAGATAGCTTGGTTCTGTCTGTTAGTGTGTTGTCAGCCTCCAGGGCTTCCTTGACTACCGAGACTGCGTCCTTAGGAGGTATGCAAGTGAAAAGCGAACAGACATCGTAAGAAGTGATGATTTCATCTTCTTCTACCCGGAGATCTTTGATTTTGTCAACGAAGTCTGCACTATTCTGAACGTGATGTTGAGACTTCCCCACTAAAGGTCCCAGGATCTTAGCTAGAAATTTTGATAACTCGTACGTGACAGAACCTATGCTGGACACAATGGGGCGTAGGGGGACATCCTGTTTGTGGATTTTGGGAAGGCCGTAGAAGGTTGGGGGTTATTCCGAAGTGGGGTAGAGTTTTAGATAGGTGGCACGGTCAATCTTTTTTTCCTTGTCTTCCAATTCCTTGAGAGCCGTGATGATTTTCCCTTTAAATTGGGAGGTGGGGTCctacttttagctcctgtagctagaacaacaggagctaattgactcatttgcattaactgtgtcttagccttgctatcctttgaaatccaaattgtcttcagcttgactttggcttagctttgttttctttggaatccaaattgtcttcagtctgaattgtcttacaacctttcctattggacatctgaaattgtcttcattcatagttagagtataaaagacctgtttcttccagatctcttcagtgtcactgacgaaggatagtggattctatccgaaacgtctgacaaTTTcgaaaccatatccagttgcttgagtaataatttttggcgtatcttattacctggatgtctaacctacatcgacgtataaaCCGCCTCGTATGCGCTTCTCTCGCCATGTACGCCGTCAAACTTCACGAATTCTTAGACCCTAAAGTCTTGCCTACCATACAAAACGACGAGTGGACCCTGTTACACTTCCGGATTATTGTTggtttttggcaacgcctatAGAGTTGGAAATCCAGTTTGTGGGGAACAAatggtcgcgggttcgaatccccgTTAAATGACGATAATCTAAGCTCATATATGATTCGAAGCGGAAGGGATGTGGTCATTTCGATGTGACGTAACAACCTGAAAGTAGTTCTTTGAGGATAACGTTACCACGGCATTACAGAAACCTTAGCAAAGAAAAAATATACAGTGAATTTCTTGAAGTCTTTTTTCTACGActacaaacaacaaaaagtacatacAAATGAACTGATAAGGTATTGTTGAATCCATTTCATGTAATGCGtctaaatatgtcattttagtTGTTTTGTTGGGTGAGGACACTCCAACTCAAGAGCCGGCTACTGTGGGAAAATGACCAGAAGGAGTGGTACAGTAAACGTTGCACTGGGTCTTACAATTCAACACAAATTAATTTCCTATTCCTGTACGCGCAGTTGGATCAAACAAAGTTTACAATAATAGATTCAACGAAGCATTGTCTTCTTCTCTGTTTCTTTGATAACGTGAAGAAAAGAGTTTTCGTGACTTCCTCGACATCTTGTAAAGAAAAGAGTTTCCTTTACTCCCTCCCAATTATTACAAGTGAGTCCCCCCTGTAAGCGTTTGTCTATAATCATTTTAACGGCCATAGCTACAGGTCGTCTTTCAGTCTGAATCAATTACGtctaaattttatattttcatcaaaGCTTTATTGGCATAATGGTGAGATAACCAGTGCGTGTAGCAGTGATGCTGGTCGTGGCTCTGAGCGGGACGCTACCGGAGGGAACAGGGGCGCAGTGTCCGTCCGTCTGCACATGTGCCGATGGAACCGTGTCATGCGTGGAACAGGTCAGTACGAACCTGGTGACTATAGTCTAGTAGCCTAGTATTCCACGTGTCGGGATTTTGGAGGGgttatagtgtgtgtgtgtgtttgaatgaCACATCTAATAGTTCTGCTGCACTCGGTTTCTTGTGCCTAAAACTTTAAGAAAAACATTAGAACAATAAAAGTACCCGAAAAAAAACGCCCGTCCACAAAGCCTGCTaagacctacgtcacatttcaaaaccgggacCCGATCGCGACCGAGTAGCTTTtccgggaacgaaaagtatggtataaaagacaCCTACACAAGGCGTAAATAGAATAGCTGTGGATGTATATTTTTAcgaatacatttctatttttcgtttccacaaacagcccgccTGGGTTGGAAATGTAAGGTTAGCCTAAAACGGATAAGTCCATATTATGTGAACTTCACGGTGTGGAAGTGTAACCATCTTAGTGGAAGAAGAATACCTAAAAAGTTtcattatatatacaatagGTTATGACACACTGTGGTACACGACAAAGGAAATTGTTTCAATCACATCATTATCAGTGGTAACCGTTGAGTAATGGCCGCCTACACATCATGCAACCAATCATAACAACAGATGACAACCAAGCTCTTATTCTACTCTATTCTATACTGTTCAATTCTGTACTATTTAAGCTCTTATACTACTActtaccgcttaccggtcccttCACCTagtgtatctgtatccatatagccggtataaccaccgttctgcgtaacacaccagcttcgcaggcacgcggcgcggcagcagctggttataataCACCGAAAGACCCATCACAACGTAACTAACAAGTGTGGTTGTGGGGGCGCTTTGCTGCTGAGCACACTgcctccctccatctctccctgTCGTGTGCCATCGCCTGGGTGCTGGCAAGGGGCAGGCCGGTCCCATTTtattctctgtctgtctcttcttttttttttctttatttacagcttaAAAAGAAGTCCAATGGAGACTAGAAGACCAGAAGGGATGGCAATTTGTCGTGTTTATGTTTGACAGGTTTGCTGTGTTTGACTACGGTTTGGAGGAGAGCAGCGATCGGTACGGCGAGATCGTCTTCTTCAAAGAGGTAAGATAGGAAGGGTCGTGTCGGAATCTATGTTTGTGTTTCAGTGCATGCTTTATGGACAACATATTATTTACCGTATATTTGTCGCCGGGTCCCGAGGTAATTTTTAGTACGCGAAAAAGTCTGGGGTCCCGGCCGTGCCCAGAAATAGCACGGTGTCCGCAGGGATCACGGAGCCACGTCAGGGGCACGCCGGAAAGTGAAAAAAGCAACCCTTTAACTACCCGGGGACCCGGAGGAGTCCCCCTTTTCTCATTCTGACCGAAGCATACACTAGCTTTAGGTTACATGTTAACACTTTAGTTTGGGAAAAAAACTTTCAACGTAACAACTGGAAGGCTTTAAGAAAACGCGACGTGCTGCTATTGTTTGATGATTAAAGCCTCTGACGCCTTTCTTCGTCTCCGAAAGTAGATTGATTTAGGAGCTAGTTGCGGGGCTCCATTTGTTACAacttgtttcatttttgttccaCAGACCGAGTAAATGCCACGCACAGGATGACGTCACCAGGAAGTAGAGTGTAGAGGCATGCAGCAATGATCTTCACTTTTTCTTGATACGACATGGAAGTCATTCAATCCACATTCAGTTGTATAAATTGCTGTTATACCATATCGTAATTTTTTATGTCGCTTGCTGATAAAGTTTAATCCGTAACTAATATCATACACTTCAGGGGATATGCTAGGATAGTGAGTGCCAACATTATACAGTATGAAATGATCCGCCAAATGTTGCGTTTCATGACATCTTTAGACAGCGTAGAACAATCGTTTGTTGCCGTTGACTTTAACTTTATTCATCAACTTTATTCATTAcatcaaaacatgaaaattccGCAGTCAGATCTTCGGGCAGAAAAAAGACGATCATATTTACAAATGGGCTTATATCACTTGGCTGTCTTGTTAGAACAAAGACACGATATTATATCAAACGGTTATATGACTATAAAGACGCAAAGATAAAGACGAAGGAATAAATGTCAAACGGAAGCAGTGCTGTTGTGGTGCATACGTCATCGGTCTTCATGACGTCAGTCCACATCATCCTCCTAATACTCGGAAAGCTCGATTtcgtcatcatcgtcatcatcatcgaaCTCGTCATCGTCCAATTCCTCCTCGAAATCGTCTTCTGCGAATGGGATAGATTTTTGAGGACCCAGAAGGCCCAGGGATGCAATGAGATCTCCTCCATCTATATCAACATTATCATCTAGATTGGCAATTTCCTGCGCCATGTGGTCTGCCTCCAGTTCCTCCAGGGCTTCCTGTGTCTCCTCATCGTTGAAGTCGATCCCTGCAATAGGTTTGGGCTCCTCAGCAATTATTTCTTCGGGCGCTTTTTGAGGGAAGAAGAAGGCAGGAGGAACGCCATCACCCGCTGACAGGAAGTAGTCGAGGAGTTCAGGATTTTCCAAGGCGTTTCCCACCAAGGCGTCTTTACTGATGCTTTTGACTGGTTTTGCAACTAGAAGG contains:
- the LOC118426621 gene encoding uncharacterized protein LOC118426621, which produces MGSPVSPIVVNLYMEKFEVKAISTFKDTPPLNWFRYVDDTYCKLKQRVADEFFDHINQVDKNIKFTQESSHDNMLPFLDTKTIIEKDGSLQFEVYRKPTHTDQYLAFDSHHPLEHKLAVITMPYVQGVSEKLRRIFQNFNIATNFKPHSTLRHKLVHPKDKPQKGTKANVIYRLKCEEPNCNNTYIGETSRPLKARYQEHCKPKANGYSSAIFNHLEHNQG
- the LOC118425482 gene encoding uncharacterized protein LOC118425482 — protein: MLRVPVALLLLALVIPRLPAIPTRTASKHRVPRADLEDDTDELVQNVDQVVDKMNKALGAADDAAETDSDDTLKNGLSVKTTEVRITPQKDKADEDDKKAGPVKAAANKEEPPVTVAKPVKSISKDALVGNALENPELLDYFLSAGDGVPPAFFFPQKAPEEIIAEEPKPIAGIDFNDEETQEALEELEADHMAQEIANLDDNVDIDGGDLIASLGLLGPQKSIPFAEDDFEEELDDDEFDDDDDDDEIELSEY